One window from the genome of Oryza glaberrima chromosome 3, OglaRS2, whole genome shotgun sequence encodes:
- the LOC127766965 gene encoding uncharacterized protein At5g01610 codes for MEKALTKIGSFTISRKAKQELSAIGGDISRLSSTVEEKAKWVFDKLKGKPNKSLSDLLREYNLPPGLFPQNIICYEYDQTSSKLVVHLSKPCEVSFKDSSVIRYAPRVKVTLSRGKLSAIEGMKTKVVVWVKVASISLESFRSDKICFIAGVKKLRQKDAYEVPREGIAVEEF; via the exons ATGGAGAAGGCGCTCACCAAGATCGGCAGCTTCACCATCTCCCGGAAGGCCAAGCAGGAGCTCTCCGCCATTGGCGGCGATATCTCC CGTCTCTCGAGCActgttgaggagaaggcgaaaTGGGTTTTCGACAAGCTCAAAG GAAAACCAAACAAGTCACTCTCTGATCTCCTGCGAGAGTACAACCTTCCTCCAGGCCTCTTCCCTCAGAATATCATCTGCTACGAATATGATCAAACAAGCTCGAAGCTTGTTGTGCACCTGTCTAAGCCCTGTGAGGTGAGCTTCAAGGATTCATCCGTGATACGGTACGCGCCTCGTGTCAAGGTGACTCTGTCTCGAGGCAAGCTCTCCGCGATCGAAGGCATGAAGACCAAGGTGGTTGTGTGGGTGAAGGTGGCTAGCATAAGCTTGGAGAGCTTCAGGTCTGACAAGATCTGCTTCATAGCCGGCGTGAAGAAGCTGAGGCAGAAGGATGCTTATGAGGTCCCCAGGGAAGGCATCGCAGTTGAGGAGTTCTGA